From the Hyphomicrobiaceae bacterium genome, the window GTGGAGATAGCGCAGAACCTCACGCCACACGATGCCGCGGAAGCAGGCGCTATAATTGGCGAGGCTTAGGCCGCGATGTTCTTCAACCCGATCTGCGTTTGCGGGAATATGCGAGGCAGGGCCGGTCACGACGCGAGCGTTCATGGTCATCACGCGGCCTCCTGCGCGGAAGATCCGGTGATGGCACGGAATGCCTCGCTGACAGAGTTCGTGTCTGTCGTCTTCAAGAATTCCGGTACGTTTCCATTATAAAGAACGCGCCCCTTGTGCAGCACGACCACGAGATCGGTAGGGCGCACCTCATCCATAAGGTGAGTGGCCCACAACACGCCCAGCCCCTGTTTGGCGACAAGATCGCGAACGATCCCGACGACGCTCTCGCGCGAGCCGATGTCGAGGCCAACGGTTGCTTCATCCAGCAGGAGCAGATCGGGTTTGTGCATCAGCGAGCGCGCAATCTCGACGCGCCGTGCTTGACCGCCCGACATTGCCCGTACCTTCTCTTTGGCGCGATCGGCCAGTCCGACCACCTCCAACGCCTGCATGGCCCGTTCACCGGCAACGCGCGTGTTCATACCGTGCAAGGCGGCGTGATATTTCAGATTCTGCAAAAGGCTCAGATCGTTGTCGAGTGTGCGGCTCTGAAAGACAACGCCAAGCCGTTGCAAGGCAGCCGTCGGCTTGCGCCGCACATCGAAGCCGCGAATGAGAATTTCGCCGGAAACGTTGTCGTACAGGCGGGTTATCAGGGAAAACAGCGTCGACTTTCCTGCGCCGTTAAGGCCTAAAAGCACAACGAACCGTCCCTGTTCGACCGTGATAGACACGTTATCTAGAACCTTCTTATCGCCGAAGGCGTGACTGACCTCTCGCACGACGAGCGCCTGCGTTGGTGCGCTTTGCTTCTCTGCTGCTGCTGCAGTCATCGGTACCATCTAAACCTAAATACATGCTCGCCAATGCGGTCCGCGGTGCATCCTATTCCTGACTAATGACCACGCCCCAGGGATAGCGGCCAACCTTGATCGACTTAAGCGGCTTGAGCTTATCTACGTCGACGACGGTCACGTCGTTGGATGTGCCGTTGGTGGTGTAGAGCAACTTGTCGTCGGGGGTAAGGTACATCTGCCAGACGCGCTGGCCGACCAGAATATATTTCTCGACTTTGAAAGTAGCGACGTCGATTACGGCGACGCGGTTTGCCGGTCCCAAAGCAACGAAGGCCTTTGTGCTGTCCTTGGTGAGGCGAATGCCAACCGGCTGGATAGCTTCCTTCGCAATGCCGGGGATCTCAAAGGAGATCTTGGCGATCTGCTTGCGATTGGTTGGATCGAGCACCGTTACCGTGCCG encodes:
- a CDS encoding ABC transporter ATP-binding protein, with protein sequence MTAAAAEKQSAPTQALVVREVSHAFGDKKVLDNVSITVEQGRFVVLLGLNGAGKSTLFSLITRLYDNVSGEILIRGFDVRRKPTAALQRLGVVFQSRTLDNDLSLLQNLKYHAALHGMNTRVAGERAMQALEVVGLADRAKEKVRAMSGGQARRVEIARSLMHKPDLLLLDEATVGLDIGSRESVVGIVRDLVAKQGLGVLWATHLMDEVRPTDLVVVLHKGRVLYNGNVPEFLKTTDTNSVSEAFRAITGSSAQEAA